A single region of the Elusimicrobium sp. An273 genome encodes:
- a CDS encoding DUF805 domain-containing protein has protein sequence MIGRMGRLGYFIRLCILSVLYGLGVLFFTMGGKGQSLNPVALLFLFLGSGILLVSFLSWLSATVRRLHDMDFSGWWVLLVCLFPILVLVLCLWPGIQGYNRFGPPIRY, from the coding sequence ATGATAGGAAGAATGGGCCGATTAGGCTATTTTATCCGCTTGTGCATTTTAAGCGTACTGTATGGATTGGGCGTGCTGTTTTTTACCATGGGTGGAAAGGGGCAATCCCTAAATCCGGTGGCGCTGTTATTCTTGTTTTTGGGAAGCGGCATTTTGCTGGTTTCTTTTTTATCGTGGCTAAGCGCCACGGTGCGCCGGCTGCATGATATGGATTTTTCCGGCTGGTGGGTGTTGCTGGTGTGTTTGTTTCCCATTTTGGTTTTGGTGCTGTGCCTGTGGCCCGGCATACAGGGATATAACCGCTTTGGCCCGCCGATCCGGTACTAA
- the tyrS gene encoding tyrosine--tRNA ligase, with translation MTVEEQINFLTRGCVDVVTKADLAKKLESGKTLKVKLGCDPTSADLHLGHSVALSLLRRFQDLGHKAVLVIGDFTAAVGDPSGRDSTRPVLPREKILENAKTYTEQAFKVLDPSKTEIRFNSEWLEPFVSGKELMQTLQKVTVAQVLERDDFKKRMAAGNPISMLEVLYSLFQGQDSVALEADVELGGTDQIFNLLVGRQLQKNHGQEPQVAITVPLLVGLDGVKKMSKSYGNYVGLNDEPGDMFGKLMSIPDELMPMYYELLTSENMQDIKAMHPMAAKKKLAGLLVTRFHGEEAARAALENFEKVFSKKELPTDMPEFKPEAGAMLSAVIFAAGAAQSKNKARGLIEQGAVRLKGEKVSADGPLSFEPGDVLQVGKRHFFKLVK, from the coding sequence ATGACTGTGGAAGAACAAATTAATTTTTTAACGCGCGGCTGCGTGGACGTGGTAACCAAAGCCGACTTGGCCAAAAAACTGGAAAGCGGAAAAACGCTTAAGGTAAAACTCGGCTGCGACCCGACCAGCGCCGACCTGCACCTGGGGCACAGTGTGGCGCTTTCCCTGCTGCGCCGCTTTCAGGATTTGGGGCATAAAGCCGTGCTGGTCATTGGCGATTTTACCGCCGCCGTGGGCGACCCTTCCGGCCGCGATTCCACCCGCCCGGTTCTTCCGCGCGAGAAAATTTTGGAGAACGCTAAAACCTATACGGAGCAGGCATTTAAAGTGTTGGATCCGTCCAAAACGGAAATCCGTTTTAACAGCGAATGGCTGGAGCCGTTTGTCTCCGGCAAGGAATTGATGCAAACCCTGCAGAAAGTAACGGTGGCGCAGGTGTTGGAACGAGATGATTTTAAAAAACGGATGGCGGCCGGAAACCCGATCAGCATGCTGGAAGTGCTCTACAGCTTGTTTCAGGGGCAGGATTCCGTGGCGCTGGAAGCGGATGTGGAATTGGGCGGAACAGACCAAATTTTCAATTTGTTGGTAGGCCGCCAGCTGCAGAAAAACCACGGGCAGGAACCGCAGGTAGCCATTACGGTGCCGCTGTTGGTGGGATTGGACGGCGTGAAAAAGATGTCCAAGTCCTACGGCAACTATGTGGGATTAAACGACGAGCCGGGCGATATGTTTGGCAAGCTGATGTCTATTCCGGATGAACTGATGCCGATGTACTACGAACTGTTGACCTCGGAAAATATGCAGGACATAAAAGCCATGCACCCCATGGCCGCCAAGAAGAAACTGGCCGGCCTGTTGGTAACGCGTTTTCACGGGGAAGAAGCGGCGCGGGCGGCGTTGGAAAATTTTGAAAAAGTATTTTCCAAAAAAGAACTCCCCACCGATATGCCGGAATTTAAGCCCGAAGCCGGGGCGATGCTCTCGGCGGTCATTTTCGCGGCGGGTGCGGCACAAAGCAAAAATAAAGCCCGCGGGCTGATTGAACAGGGCGCTGTGCGGTTAAAAGGCGAAAAAGTAAGTGCGGACGGGCCTTTGTCCTTTGAACCGGGCGATGTGCTGCAGGTGGGCAAGCGCCACTTTTTTAAACTGGTAAAATAA
- the mltG gene encoding endolytic transglycosylase MltG encodes MKKFILLLCVCVCLLAGGCWAVKACFFSKGPLVVVKIEPGQSGSEVAHMLKEKGIIRSELLFKALLRLTSSARDLKAGRFDLRKNTSAFEVINCIKSGKCTHYEKVTFLEGWRSEEISELLAEKGITDARAFLDIVREKNLEGYLFPSTYLFAENTPAQKVVDEMLAQYRKNIAPLFRKYPTNLTERQVLTVASIVEREAVVHDERPKIAAVYLNRFRIGKRLEADPTVQYALGFNLKENRYWKKGLTYKDLRINSPYNTYRNAGLPPGPICNPSRESVLGVLNPEKNFDALYFVADRGGRHVFSKTFDEHRQNIRRIRSR; translated from the coding sequence ATGAAAAAATTTATCCTTTTGCTTTGCGTTTGCGTGTGTTTGCTGGCCGGAGGCTGCTGGGCGGTAAAGGCTTGCTTTTTTAGCAAGGGGCCGCTGGTAGTGGTGAAGATTGAGCCGGGCCAAAGCGGCAGCGAAGTGGCGCATATGCTAAAGGAAAAGGGAATTATCCGCAGTGAGCTGTTGTTTAAGGCTTTGCTGCGGCTGACGTCTTCCGCACGCGATTTAAAAGCCGGCCGGTTTGATTTGCGCAAAAATACGTCCGCCTTTGAAGTGATTAACTGCATCAAAAGCGGCAAGTGCACGCATTACGAAAAAGTTACCTTTTTAGAGGGCTGGCGGAGCGAAGAAATTTCCGAACTGCTGGCGGAAAAAGGAATTACGGACGCCCGCGCATTTTTGGATATTGTGCGCGAGAAAAACCTGGAAGGATATCTTTTCCCCTCCACGTATTTGTTTGCCGAAAATACGCCTGCGCAAAAAGTGGTGGATGAAATGCTGGCGCAGTACCGCAAAAATATCGCGCCGCTGTTTCGCAAATATCCGACGAATTTGACCGAAAGACAAGTGCTTACCGTCGCTTCCATTGTGGAGCGGGAAGCCGTCGTGCATGACGAGCGGCCCAAAATTGCGGCGGTGTATTTGAACCGTTTCCGCATCGGCAAACGTTTGGAGGCCGATCCGACCGTTCAATATGCGCTGGGATTTAATTTAAAGGAAAACCGCTACTGGAAAAAAGGCCTTACCTACAAAGACCTGCGCATTAATTCTCCCTACAACACCTACCGCAACGCCGGCCTGCCGCCGGGGCCGATTTGCAACCCCAGCCGGGAATCGGTGTTGGGCGTGCTGAACCCGGAGAAAAATTTTGACGCGCTCTATTTCGTGGCCGACCGCGGCGGAAGGCATGTATTTTCCAAAACGTTTGACGAGCACCGCCAAAACATCCGCCGCATACGAAGCCGCTGA